The Primulina tabacum isolate GXHZ01 chromosome 16, ASM2559414v2, whole genome shotgun sequence genome window below encodes:
- the LOC142530186 gene encoding uncharacterized protein LOC142530186: MDTVRGLLYVGGYVIIEDGRVGYSIPATRPIKISRSITFSQLVNFVHRKLDIDPSKFCIKLSTKYCYSSLARYNEEHVYITDDDSLQFMFELPTLDCMYLYVDSSPVLQNVSDYDFDAVMPVITQGLETIGLNEAGPSMYHIDEQSGHTYSGIDTGPWDHHITADTEEDYAWGMNTTREWDFTSRGWDHHITGPSGVDVAWGSSRTGQLDANIPAPITEHMPEQDDLFGDSSYHVMNSNDDLYATSSDGEDDHHVDNANEGTSARVLMSGATMTENIPIAPEQHLREIPQFFNEVYHEQIPDSFGIPSASRTNFYNPERPELGVKMVFNSKGELIASVKDFSVRVLRREYIVVESSPTIWKVKCKNWSEGGNCGWGLRASFKKSLGYFMITKYGGDHTCMSTQVDIDHHNLDVNMIANTLLGIVRCDPAYEIKYVQENIKEKYGYDISYAKAWQSLKRAVELVYGTWESSVTLLPKYMGALSKYNPGTVVEWKHLRPYDHPHKVLNFVFWAFRPCIDGFRHCRNVISVDGTHMYTKYKHKLLIAVTLDANNQVLPLAFALVDE, translated from the coding sequence ATGGATACTGTGAGAGGCTTACTGTATGTAGGTGGCTATGTCATTATTGAAGATGGTAGGGTTGGATATAGTATCCCCGCGACAAGGCCCATTAAAATCTCTCGGTCTATTACATTTTCTCAATTGGTGAATTTTGTGCATCGGAAGCTGGATATCGACCCATCAAAATTCTGCATCAAGTTGTCAACGAAATATTGTTATAGCTCGTTGGCTCGTTACAATGAAGAGCATGTCTATATCACAGATGATGATAGTCTACAATTTATGTTTGAGTTGCCGACACTGGATTGCATGTACTTGTATGTTGATTCATCGCCAGTGTTACAGAACGTAAGTGATTACGATTTTGATGCAGTCATGCCAGTAATAACGCAAGGTTTGGAAACAATAGGTTTGAATGAAGCGGGACCTTCTATGTATCACATCGATGAACAGTCAGGGCATACATACTCTGGGATCGACACTGGTCCTTGGGATCACCATATCACGGCTGACACTGAAGAAGACTATGCATGGGGGATGAATACAACACGAGAATGGGATTTTACTTCAAGAGGTTGGGATCATCATATCACGGGTCCATCAGGAGTTGATGTCGCATGGGGTTCTAGTAGAACAGGTCAATTGGATGCAAATATTCCCGCCCCAATTACAGAACACATGCCTGAGCAAGATGATTTATTCGGGGACAGTTCGTATCATGTCATGAATAGCAATGATGATTTGTATGCTACATCAAGTGACGGAGAAGATGATCATCATGTTGACAATGCAAATGAAGGGACATCGGCGCGTGTGTTAATGTCTGGAGCAACAATGACAGAGAACATTCCTATTGCACCGGAGCAACATTTACGTGAAATTCCTCAATTTTTCAATGAAGTCTATCATGAACAAATTCCAGATTCATTTGGTATTCCTTCTGCATCACGAACAAACTTTTACAATCCTGAAAGGCCAGAGCTCGGTGTAAAAATGGTTTTTAATAGCAAAGGTGAGTTAATAGCTTCTGTGAAGGATTTTTCTGTTCGGGTTTTGAGACGTGAATATATCGTTGTCGAAAGTTCTCCGACAATTTGGAAGGTCAAATGCAAGAACTGGTCCGAAGGTGGCAATTGTGGGTGGGGACTTCGAGCATCGTTCAAAAAAAGTTTAGGCTACTTcatgatcacaaaatatggtGGTGATCACACATGCATGTCTACCCAAGTCGATATAGATCACCACAACCTTGACGTAAACATGATAGCCAATACACTTTTGGGAATCGTACGTTGTGATCCTGCATACGAAATCAAATatgtgcaagaaaatattaaagaaaaatatggtTATGATATATCGTATGCTAAGGCATGGCAGAGTTTGAAACGCGCGGTGGAGTTAGTCTATGGCACATGGGAAAGCTCTGTAACTTTGCTTCCTAAATATATGGGAGCTTTGTCGAAGTATAATCCAGGAACTGTTGTAGAATGGAAGCATCTTCGACCGTATGACCATCCACATaaagttttgaactttgtgtttTGGGCATTCAGACCATGTATAGATGGTTTTCGACATTGTCGCAACGTAATCAGTGTAGACGGTACCCATATGTACACCAAATATAAGCACAAACTACTCATAGCAGTAACATTGGATGCCAATAACCAAGTTTTGCCGCTAGCATTTGCGCTTGTtgatgaataa